One window of the Glycocaulis alkaliphilus genome contains the following:
- a CDS encoding type II toxin-antitoxin system Phd/YefM family antitoxin, with protein MMKYVGVLEAKTHLSRLLDELEKTGEPITITRHGKPLADLVPSRQPRKKVPARELVERFRALGATIRPDPEEDALSWEELKELGRT; from the coding sequence ATGATGAAATATGTCGGCGTGCTTGAGGCCAAAACCCATCTCTCCCGCCTGCTCGACGAGCTGGAGAAGACGGGCGAGCCCATCACCATCACCCGCCACGGCAAGCCGCTGGCGGATCTGGTGCCATCACGGCAGCCCCGGAAAAAAGTACCAGCCCGTGAGCTGGTAGAGCGCTTTCGCGCCCTTGGCGCAACCATCCGGCCAGACCCGGAAGAGGATGCGCTCAGCTGGGAAGAGCTTAAAGAGCTTGGCCGCACTTGA
- the mmsB gene encoding 3-hydroxyisobutyrate dehydrogenase, protein MAVIAFIGLGNMGSGMAVNLVKAGHEVRGFDLNQDAVAVFSGQGGKAASSVLEAVSGADAVVTMLPAGKHVRGIYEGEEGIIAHVKPDAILMDCSTIDVDSARAVGGVAAKAGIKFVDAPVSGGVAAAEGGTLTFMVGGPEEAFEAAKPFLEKMGKAVIRAGDSGAGQAAKICNNMLLGIHMIGTCEAFALAQKLGLDPQRFFDISSKASGQNWSMTSYCPVPGPVPAAPSNRGYKPGFAAPMMLKDLRLALETAQSANAAIPLGAHAEKLYTLFTESGGNEKDFSGIIEMIAANRTE, encoded by the coding sequence ATGGCCGTCATCGCCTTTATCGGACTGGGCAATATGGGTTCGGGCATGGCCGTGAATCTGGTCAAGGCCGGCCATGAGGTGCGCGGGTTCGACCTCAATCAGGATGCGGTCGCGGTGTTTTCCGGGCAGGGCGGCAAGGCCGCATCAAGCGTGCTCGAAGCGGTCTCTGGCGCCGATGCGGTTGTGACCATGCTGCCCGCCGGCAAGCATGTGCGGGGCATTTATGAGGGCGAGGAGGGGATCATCGCTCATGTGAAGCCCGACGCCATTTTGATGGATTGCTCGACTATTGATGTGGATTCGGCGCGCGCCGTTGGCGGCGTGGCAGCCAAGGCCGGGATCAAATTCGTGGATGCGCCGGTATCTGGCGGCGTGGCGGCGGCCGAAGGCGGCACGCTGACCTTCATGGTCGGCGGGCCTGAAGAGGCTTTCGAAGCGGCAAAGCCTTTTCTGGAGAAGATGGGCAAGGCGGTGATCCGCGCTGGTGATTCCGGGGCCGGGCAGGCGGCCAAGATCTGCAACAACATGCTGCTGGGCATCCACATGATCGGCACGTGCGAGGCGTTTGCGCTGGCGCAGAAGCTGGGTCTCGATCCGCAGCGCTTCTTCGACATTTCGTCCAAGGCGTCGGGGCAGAACTGGTCGATGACCAGCTATTGCCCGGTTCCGGGGCCGGTTCCGGCTGCGCCCTCCAATCGCGGCTACAAGCCAGGCTTTGCTGCGCCCATGATGCTGAAAGATCTGCGGCTTGCGCTTGAAACCGCGCAATCGGCGAATGCCGCCATTCCGCTCGGCGCCCATGCCGAGAAGCTCTACACTCTGTTCACCGAATCCGGAGGAAATGAGAAAGACTTCTCAGGGATCATTGAAATGATCGCCGCCAACCGGACGGAATGA
- a CDS encoding enoyl-CoA hydratase/isomerase family protein has product MTSLINARKTGSVGRITLNRPEALNALNQEMIDGLIKALLDWREDDSVKAVVVDGAGGKGFCAGGDIRMLAESGKAGGDEAWKFWRDEYQLNTLIFEYPKPYIALIDGITMGGGVGISVHGSHRVAGDRTMFAMPETGIGFHPDVGGAYFLPRLKGETGMWMGLTGARLKAADSLAAGVATHYVPSDRQEALIAALESAELDADGEALEDILEAHAGDPGESDLAHLGGLIDAAFAGDELAAMKARLEAAGDAWSAKQLSILNSKSPTSCAVTLAALRKGADLDLRAVMQQDLRVSMRLLVEGSDFYEGVRAVIIDKDNAPKWGPQMRPEDVEAMFVPLEAEREQSFLD; this is encoded by the coding sequence ATGACCTCCCTCATAAACGCCCGCAAAACCGGCTCCGTGGGCCGTATCACGCTGAACCGGCCTGAGGCGCTGAACGCCCTCAATCAGGAAATGATCGACGGGCTCATCAAGGCGCTGCTCGACTGGCGCGAGGATGACAGCGTGAAAGCTGTGGTCGTCGACGGGGCAGGGGGCAAGGGCTTCTGCGCGGGCGGCGACATTCGCATGCTGGCGGAAAGCGGCAAGGCGGGCGGCGATGAAGCCTGGAAATTCTGGCGCGACGAATACCAGCTCAACACGCTGATCTTTGAATATCCCAAGCCCTATATCGCCCTGATCGACGGCATCACGATGGGGGGCGGGGTCGGCATTTCGGTTCACGGCTCGCACCGCGTGGCGGGCGACCGGACGATGTTTGCCATGCCGGAAACCGGCATCGGTTTCCACCCGGATGTCGGCGGCGCGTATTTCCTGCCGCGCCTGAAAGGCGAGACGGGCATGTGGATGGGGCTGACGGGCGCGCGCCTGAAAGCCGCTGACAGCCTCGCGGCTGGCGTGGCCACGCACTATGTGCCCTCTGACCGGCAGGAGGCCCTTATCGCCGCGCTGGAGAGCGCTGAGCTCGATGCTGATGGCGAGGCGCTTGAAGACATTCTGGAAGCCCATGCCGGTGATCCCGGCGAGTCTGATCTGGCGCATCTGGGCGGGCTGATTGATGCGGCGTTTGCCGGTGATGAGCTGGCCGCGATGAAAGCGCGCCTCGAAGCGGCGGGTGACGCCTGGTCGGCCAAGCAGCTCTCCATCCTCAACTCCAAATCGCCCACCTCCTGCGCGGTCACGCTGGCCGCGCTGCGCAAGGGCGCAGATCTCGATTTGCGCGCCGTGATGCAGCAGGATTTGCGCGTGTCCATGCGTCTGCTGGTGGAGGGTTCGGACTTCTACGAGGGCGTGCGCGCTGTCATCATCGACAAGGACAATGCCCCCAAATGGGGGCCGCAAATGCGCCCTGAAGACGTGGAGGCGATGTTCGTTCCGCTGGAAGCGGAGCGCGAACAGAGCTTTCTCGACTAG
- a CDS encoding type II toxin-antitoxin system VapC family toxin has product MSALVLDASVAIAWVLPSQSTPATQKLLAQSDEYELAAPYIFGWEVGNQFVRFSRRGLIYQDALDGLDALGIRYFAPASIDDTLASGQGALAANLSLFDFAYLSLAVTLDAPLASRDAGLLAACEALGAPFIDLR; this is encoded by the coding sequence TTGAGCGCGCTCGTGCTTGATGCATCGGTCGCGATTGCGTGGGTGCTGCCCTCGCAATCGACGCCAGCAACGCAAAAGCTGCTCGCGCAATCTGATGAGTACGAACTGGCAGCGCCCTATATCTTCGGCTGGGAGGTGGGCAATCAGTTCGTCCGGTTTTCACGGCGGGGCCTGATTTACCAAGATGCTCTCGACGGTCTGGACGCCTTGGGCATCCGCTATTTCGCTCCGGCCTCGATAGACGACACGTTGGCAAGCGGCCAGGGCGCACTGGCGGCAAACCTTTCCCTGTTCGATTTCGCCTATCTTTCGCTGGCGGTGACGCTGGACGCGCCCCTTGCCAGCCGGGATGCCGGGCTGTTAGCAGCCTGCGAGGCGCTTGGTGCGCCTTTCATCGACCTCCGCTAG
- a CDS encoding isobutyryl-CoA dehydrogenase: MNFELTEEQALIQDAARKFSDDRLKPNAARWDEEKHFPVDVLKEAAEMGFAGIYTRDDVGGSGMSRLDAALIFEQLSRGCVSTAAFISIHNMVSWMIDTWGTEEQRQRWLPRLTAMEIIGSYCLTEPGAGSDAASLRTKAVRDGDHYVLNGAKAFISGGGVSDLYVVMCRTGEDGPKGISTIVVEKGTPGLSFGANEKKMGWNSQPTAVVNFEDCRVPVENRLADEGMGFTLAMKGLNGGRINIGACSLGGASEAFDLAVAYTKERKQFGKPVSAFQANEFKLADMATELEASRLMLYRAAAALDANDPAAPKYCAMAKRFATDLGFKIANDALQLHGGYGYLKDYPIERIVRDLRVHQILEGTNEIMRVIIAKDVLR; encoded by the coding sequence GTGAATTTCGAGCTGACGGAAGAGCAGGCGCTGATTCAGGACGCCGCACGCAAATTCTCTGATGACCGTTTGAAGCCCAATGCCGCGCGCTGGGACGAAGAAAAGCATTTCCCGGTCGATGTCCTCAAAGAAGCCGCCGAGATGGGCTTTGCCGGTATCTACACGCGCGATGATGTGGGCGGATCGGGCATGAGCCGGCTTGATGCGGCGCTGATCTTTGAGCAGCTCTCGCGCGGATGCGTGTCGACCGCAGCCTTCATCTCCATCCACAACATGGTGTCGTGGATGATCGACACGTGGGGAACCGAAGAACAGCGCCAGCGCTGGCTGCCGCGCCTGACCGCCATGGAGATTATCGGCTCCTACTGCCTGACCGAACCCGGTGCGGGGTCGGACGCCGCCAGCCTGCGCACCAAGGCTGTGCGCGATGGCGACCATTATGTGCTGAACGGCGCGAAAGCCTTCATCTCCGGCGGCGGGGTGTCAGACCTATATGTCGTCATGTGCCGCACGGGCGAAGACGGGCCGAAAGGCATCTCCACAATCGTGGTGGAGAAGGGCACGCCGGGCCTCTCCTTCGGTGCGAACGAGAAGAAGATGGGCTGGAACTCGCAGCCCACAGCTGTCGTGAATTTTGAAGACTGCCGGGTGCCGGTGGAGAACCGCCTGGCAGACGAGGGCATGGGCTTTACCCTCGCCATGAAAGGCCTCAATGGCGGGCGCATCAATATCGGCGCGTGCTCGCTGGGCGGTGCGTCCGAAGCCTTTGATCTCGCCGTGGCCTACACCAAGGAGCGCAAGCAGTTCGGCAAGCCGGTCTCCGCGTTTCAGGCCAATGAATTCAAGCTGGCCGACATGGCAACCGAGCTCGAAGCCTCGCGCCTCATGCTCTACCGGGCTGCCGCGGCGCTGGATGCCAACGATCCTGCCGCGCCGAAATACTGCGCGATGGCCAAAAGGTTCGCGACCGATCTCGGCTTCAAAATCGCCAATGACGCCCTGCAACTGCATGGCGGCTATGGCTATCTGAAGGATTACCCGATCGAGCGGATCGTGCGGGACTTACGCGTCCACCAGATCCTTGAAGGCACCAACGAGATCATGCGCGTCATCATCGCGAAGGATGTTTTGCGGTAG